The following coding sequences are from one Lolium rigidum isolate FL_2022 chromosome 6, APGP_CSIRO_Lrig_0.1, whole genome shotgun sequence window:
- the LOC124663267 gene encoding uncharacterized protein LOC124663267 isoform X1 → MFFQRKNSKKDGSSPKKDKSSRGKNDLLDRTKGGLGALAGSFRSAKNDVEERSEQVQEDVKEGIETIVERGSVILEKAKEDIGGHSEVSRSNELGQGSEEEQGKEDMDAFNSMLDKVKSNPDVMEKVHSVLDKVKSHPEVLEKVADVLHLGKHESKEKETEAEEKTEEGETSVDKTKESNILEQAVEEIQTIVAAAQPHETARDETEVPAETAAETETPAEGDKPEEVNREVEKDNPKNRMDLVGFFAKLFERFCSPADKKKD, encoded by the exons ATGTTTTTTCAGAGGAAGAATTCAAAGAAAGATGGATCATCGCCGAAGAAGGACAAAAGTAGCCGTGGGAAGAACGACTTGTTGGATCGCACCAAGGGGGGACTTGGTGCTCTTGCAGGAAGCTTCAGGTCAGCCAAGAATG ACGTGGAGGAGAGGTCCGAACAGGTTCAAGAGGATGTGAAGGAAGGCATTGAAACAATCGTAGAGAGGGGCTCAGTCATTCTTGAGAAAGCGAAAGAGGATATTGGAGGTCATTCAGAAGTCAGCCGTTCAAATGAACTAG GTCAAGGAAGTGAAGAAGAACAAGGAAAGGAGGACATGGATGCTTTCAATTCGATGCTGGACAAGGTGAAAAGTAACCCAGATGTGATGGAAAAGGTCCACTCAGTCCTTGACAAGGTGAAGAGTCACCCAGAAGTGCTGGAAAAAGTTGCTGACGTTCTACATCTGGGCAAACATG AATCCAAAGAGAAAGAAACTGAGGCTGAGGAGAAGACCGAAGAAGGCGAGACCTCGGTCGACAAGACCAAAGAGTCAAACATCCTAGAGCAGGCTGTGGAAGAGATTCAGACTATTGTCGCAGCTGCGCAGCCGCATGAAACAGCCAGAGATGAAACTGAGGTTCCAGCTGAGACCGCTGCTGAAACTGAAACTCCAGCAGAAGGAGACAAGCCTGAGGAAGTAAATCGCGAGGTGGAGAAAGACAACCCCAAGAACCGAATGGATCTCGTTGGATTCTTCGCCAAGCTCTTTGAGAGGTTCTGCTCCCCAGCTGACAAGAAGAAAGACTAG
- the LOC124663267 gene encoding uncharacterized protein LOC124663267 isoform X2, with protein MDAFNSMLDKVKSNPDVMEKVHSVLDKVKSHPEVLEKVADVLHLGKHESKEKETEAEEKTEEGETSVDKTKESNILEQAVEEIQTIVAAAQPHETARDETEVPAETAAETETPAEGDKPEEVNREVEKDNPKNRMDLVGFFAKLFERFCSPADKKKD; from the exons ATGGATGCTTTCAATTCGATGCTGGACAAGGTGAAAAGTAACCCAGATGTGATGGAAAAGGTCCACTCAGTCCTTGACAAGGTGAAGAGTCACCCAGAAGTGCTGGAAAAAGTTGCTGACGTTCTACATCTGGGCAAACATG AATCCAAAGAGAAAGAAACTGAGGCTGAGGAGAAGACCGAAGAAGGCGAGACCTCGGTCGACAAGACCAAAGAGTCAAACATCCTAGAGCAGGCTGTGGAAGAGATTCAGACTATTGTCGCAGCTGCGCAGCCGCATGAAACAGCCAGAGATGAAACTGAGGTTCCAGCTGAGACCGCTGCTGAAACTGAAACTCCAGCAGAAGGAGACAAGCCTGAGGAAGTAAATCGCGAGGTGGAGAAAGACAACCCCAAGAACCGAATGGATCTCGTTGGATTCTTCGCCAAGCTCTTTGAGAGGTTCTGCTCCCCAGCTGACAAGAAGAAAGACTAG